A region from the Brassica napus cultivar Da-Ae chromosome C8, Da-Ae, whole genome shotgun sequence genome encodes:
- the LOC106413861 gene encoding CASP-like protein 2B1 gives MSYLGIGISPGNVASYHGGKIKLIDQRLRLTEVLLRCSVSVFALLALILMVTDTQVKRIFVVEKRAKYTDMKSLVFLVVANGIAAAYSSLQSVRCVAGSMKGSVLFSKPLAWAIFSGDQAMAYMSVAAIAAAAESGVIGIRGEEKLQWMKVCNMYSKFCNQGAAVVASASIASIAMVIVSCISAFSLFRLYGATQRRLNLAVVK, from the exons ATGAGTTATCTGGGGATCGGAATCAGTCCCGGAAACGTGGCCAGCTACCACGGAGGCAAGATTAAGTTGATAGACCAGAGGCTTAGGCTAACGGAGGTCCTCTTACGCTGCTCCGTCAGTGTCTTCGCTCTCCTCGCACTTATTCTGATGGTTACAGACACTCAGGTCAAGCGAATCTTCGTAGTTGAGAAGAGGGCCAAGTACACCGACATGAAGTCGCTTGT ATTCTTGGTGGTCGCCAATGGGATAGCTGCGGCTTATTCATCGTTACAGTCGGTTCGTTGCGTGGCGGGTTCGATGAAAGGAAGTGTTTTGTTCAGCAAGCCACTTGCTTGGGCCATTTTCTCCGGTGATCAG GCTATGGCTTACATGAGTGTTGCGGCTATAGCAGCAGCAGCAGAGTCTGGAGTGATTGGAATAAGAGGTGAGGAAAAGCTGCAGTGGATGAAAGTGTGTAATATGTATTCCAAGTTCTGCAACCAAGGGGCTGCAGTGGTTGCTAGCGCCTCTATTGCCTCCATTGCTATGGTGATTGTCTCTTGCATTTCCGCTTTTAGTCTCTTTCGCTTGTACGGTGCAACTCAAAGACGGCTAAACCTCGCCGTGGTGAAGTGA
- the LOC106411989 gene encoding protein GET1 — translation MEGENLIKDRGFVAAPLTFFVVVIFQLLSKRLDQLKKKGSKNTREAELRSEIKQLLREATGLSQPATFAQAAKLRRSAAAKEKELAQYLEQQNKEINLSYDMYGKVLLASKVLVYVILVLWFWRTPIAIIAKQLVQPFGNLLSWGTGGHLTGHVMVGIIPWLILSTRVSKYVCRFVEF, via the exons ATGGAAGGAGAAAATCTGATTAAAGATCGCGGCTTTGTGGCCGCTCCTCTGACGTTCTTCGTCGTCGTCATCTTCCAGTTGCTATCAAAGAGGCTAGACCAGTTGAAGAAG AAAGGGTCGAAGAACACGAGGGAAGCAGAGCTTAGATCTGAGATTAAGCAGCTTTTGAGAGAGGCCACTGGATTGTCTCA GCCTGCCACGTTTGCTCAAGCGGCTAAACTTAGGAGGTCTGCAGCTGCTAAAGAGAAAGAACTTGCACAAT ATTTGGAGCAGCAGAATAAAGAAATTAATCTGTCATACGATATGTATGGAAAGGTTCTGCTTGCTTCAAAG GTTTTGGTATATGTAATCTTGGTACTTTGGTTCTGGAGGACTCCAATTGCCATTATTGCTAAGCAGCTTGTTCAACCCTTTG GGAATTTGCTATCTTGGGGGACAGGAGGTCACTTGACAGGCCATGTGATG GTTGGGATCATACCGTGGCTGATACTCTCAACCAGAGTGAGCAAATATGTGTGTAGGTTCGTGGAGTTCTAA